Proteins co-encoded in one Paraburkholderia terrae genomic window:
- a CDS encoding ABC transporter substrate-binding protein produces the protein MKQNKLLRAARLTMLAATAAASMAGTQLANAADIPNKTLVYCSEGSPAGFDPAQYTTGVDFTANTFTVYNRLVEFERGGTKVEPGLAEKWDVSPDGKTYTFHLRHGVKFHTTSWFKPTREFNADDVVFTFQRMLDTNQPFRKAYPVQFPYFTDMGLDKLIDKVEKVDPYTVKFTLKEVNAPFIQNLAMEYASVLSAEYADSLLKSGNAADINQKPVGTGPFIFRSYTKDATIRFDGNPDYWKPNTVKISKLIFSITPDAGVRVQKLKRDECQVMSYPRPADIAPLKADSNIDMPSQPGFNLGYLAYNVSHKPVDKLEVRQALDMAINKKAIIDSVYQGAGQAATNPMPPTQWSYDKNLKMPTYDTEKAKALLAKAGFPNGFDITLWAMPVQRAYNPNGKLMAEMIQADWAKIGVKAKIVTYEWGEYIKRAHAGEDDTMLIGWTGDNGDPDNWLGTLLGCDAVNGNNFSKWCYKPFDELVQKGRETTGQADRTKAYVQAQQIFAQQLPFSPIAHSTVYQPVSKKVVDMRIEPLGYARFDGVSMK, from the coding sequence ATGAAGCAAAACAAACTGTTGCGCGCGGCACGGCTCACGATGCTGGCCGCGACGGCAGCGGCATCGATGGCGGGGACCCAACTGGCAAACGCCGCCGATATCCCGAACAAAACCCTCGTCTACTGCTCGGAAGGCAGCCCGGCGGGTTTTGATCCGGCGCAATACACCACGGGCGTGGATTTCACGGCCAATACGTTCACGGTTTATAACCGCCTCGTCGAATTCGAACGCGGCGGCACGAAGGTCGAGCCGGGCCTCGCAGAAAAGTGGGATGTCTCGCCGGACGGCAAGACGTACACGTTCCATCTGCGCCACGGCGTCAAGTTCCACACCACGTCCTGGTTCAAGCCGACCCGCGAATTCAACGCGGACGACGTCGTGTTCACGTTCCAGCGCATGCTGGACACGAACCAGCCGTTCCGTAAGGCTTACCCGGTGCAGTTCCCGTACTTCACCGACATGGGCCTCGACAAGCTGATCGACAAGGTCGAAAAGGTCGACCCGTACACGGTCAAGTTCACGCTCAAGGAAGTCAACGCGCCGTTCATCCAGAATCTGGCAATGGAATACGCGTCGGTCCTCTCGGCTGAATATGCGGATTCGCTGCTGAAGTCCGGCAACGCGGCCGATATCAACCAGAAGCCGGTCGGCACGGGCCCGTTCATTTTCCGCAGCTACACGAAGGACGCGACGATCCGTTTCGACGGCAATCCGGACTACTGGAAGCCGAACACCGTCAAGATCTCGAAGCTGATCTTCTCGATCACGCCTGATGCGGGCGTGCGCGTGCAGAAGCTGAAGCGTGACGAATGCCAGGTGATGAGCTATCCGCGTCCCGCCGACATCGCACCGCTGAAGGCCGATTCGAACATCGACATGCCGTCGCAGCCGGGCTTCAACCTGGGCTATCTGGCGTACAACGTTTCGCACAAGCCGGTCGACAAGCTCGAAGTGCGTCAGGCGCTCGACATGGCGATCAACAAGAAAGCCATCATCGATTCCGTGTATCAAGGCGCAGGCCAGGCCGCGACGAACCCGATGCCGCCGACTCAGTGGTCGTACGACAAGAACCTGAAGATGCCGACATACGACACGGAAAAGGCTAAGGCGCTGCTCGCCAAGGCTGGCTTCCCGAACGGTTTCGACATCACGCTGTGGGCAATGCCCGTGCAGCGCGCGTACAACCCGAACGGCAAGCTGATGGCGGAAATGATCCAGGCCGACTGGGCGAAGATCGGCGTGAAGGCGAAGATCGTCACGTACGAATGGGGTGAGTACATCAAGCGCGCGCACGCGGGCGAAGACGACACGATGCTGATCGGCTGGACGGGCGACAATGGCGACCCGGACAACTGGCTCGGTACGCTGCTCGGCTGTGACGCGGTGAACGGCAACAACTTCTCGAAGTGGTGCTACAAGCCGTTCGACGAACTCGTGCAGAAGGGCCGTGAAACGACGGGCCAGGCTGATCGCACGAAGGCGTATGTGCAGGCGCAGCAGATCTTCGCGCAGCAACTGCCGTTCTCGCCGATCGCTCACTCGACGGTGTATCAGCCGGTCAGCAAGAAGGTTGTCGACATGCGCATCGAGCCGCTCGGCTACGCGCGCTTCGACGGCGTCAGCATGAAGTAA
- a CDS encoding ABC transporter substrate-binding protein, protein MPMSSTLSAVRKSCLPVLSAVAVITACIAPELSAAASLPDKTVVFCSEGSPAGFDTAQYTTSVEFSAGSYTVYNRLVEFGHGSTDIEPGLADKWDVSSDGLQYTFHLRKGVKFQTTSFFKPTRDFNADDVVFTYTRMLDPEQPFRKAYNVPFPYFTDLGLAKNITKVEALDPYTVRFTLKEVDAPFLQQIAMPFASILSAEYADQLLKAGKASDINLFPVGTGPFIFRSYTKDDSIRFDGNPNYWKPGVVKVSKLIFAITVDPSVRLQKLKRNECQVMSYPKPADIAQIEADSSIALPHQVGFNLGFIAYNTTKKPLDNVLVRRALDMSVNKKAIIDSVYQGAGQAATNPMPPTQWGYDKSLKDAPYDVDKAKGLLKQAGYPDGFDLTLWAMPVSRPYNPNARLMAEMLQADWAKIGVKTKIVTFEWGEYIRRGHSGEHEAMLIGWTGDYGDPDNWLGVLLGCDAVNGSNFSKWCYKPFDDLIKAARSTTDTATRTKDYTEAQQIFKDQVPFTPIAHSTVYQPLSKAVTGFKIDPFGPTQFWNVGLK, encoded by the coding sequence ATGCCCATGTCATCGACGCTGTCTGCAGTTCGCAAGTCTTGCCTGCCTGTGCTGTCCGCTGTAGCCGTAATTACCGCATGCATTGCACCTGAACTGTCCGCCGCGGCCTCGCTGCCCGACAAGACGGTCGTCTTCTGTTCCGAAGGCAGTCCCGCCGGATTCGACACCGCGCAGTACACGACCAGCGTCGAGTTCAGCGCCGGCTCGTACACGGTCTATAACCGTCTCGTCGAGTTCGGCCACGGCAGCACGGACATCGAGCCGGGGCTCGCCGACAAGTGGGACGTCTCCAGCGACGGTCTGCAATACACGTTTCACCTGCGCAAAGGCGTGAAGTTCCAGACGACCTCGTTCTTCAAGCCAACTCGCGACTTCAACGCCGACGACGTCGTATTCACGTATACGCGCATGCTCGATCCCGAACAGCCGTTCCGCAAGGCCTACAACGTGCCGTTCCCGTACTTCACCGATCTCGGCCTCGCGAAGAACATCACCAAGGTCGAGGCGCTCGACCCATACACCGTGCGCTTCACCCTGAAGGAAGTCGACGCACCGTTCCTGCAGCAGATCGCGATGCCGTTCGCATCGATCCTGTCGGCCGAGTATGCGGACCAGTTGTTGAAGGCAGGCAAGGCGTCCGACATCAACCTGTTCCCCGTCGGCACGGGACCGTTCATTTTCCGCAGCTATACGAAGGACGATTCGATCCGCTTCGACGGTAACCCGAACTACTGGAAACCCGGCGTGGTGAAGGTGAGCAAGCTGATCTTCGCGATCACCGTCGATCCATCCGTGCGTCTGCAGAAGCTCAAACGCAACGAATGCCAGGTGATGAGCTATCCGAAGCCCGCCGACATTGCGCAGATCGAGGCGGATTCGTCGATCGCGCTGCCGCATCAGGTGGGCTTCAATCTGGGCTTCATCGCGTACAACACGACGAAAAAGCCGCTCGACAACGTGCTTGTGCGCCGCGCGCTCGACATGTCCGTCAACAAGAAGGCGATCATCGATTCGGTCTATCAGGGCGCGGGCCAGGCGGCGACCAATCCGATGCCGCCCACCCAATGGGGCTACGACAAGAGCCTGAAAGACGCACCGTACGACGTCGACAAGGCCAAAGGGCTGCTCAAGCAGGCGGGCTACCCGGATGGCTTCGACCTGACGCTTTGGGCGATGCCCGTTTCGCGTCCGTACAACCCGAACGCGCGTCTGATGGCCGAAATGCTGCAGGCGGACTGGGCGAAGATCGGTGTGAAGACGAAAATCGTCACCTTCGAGTGGGGTGAGTACATCCGCCGCGGGCACAGCGGCGAGCACGAGGCGATGCTGATCGGCTGGACGGGCGACTACGGCGACCCGGACAACTGGCTCGGTGTGCTGCTCGGCTGCGATGCCGTGAACGGCAGCAATTTCTCAAAATGGTGCTACAAGCCGTTCGACGACCTCATCAAGGCGGCCCGCAGCACCACCGATACGGCCACGCGCACCAAGGACTACACCGAAGCCCAACAGATCTTCAAGGATCAGGTGCCGTTCACGCCGATCGCGCATTCAACCGTTTATCAGCCGCTGTCGAAGGCGGTCACCGGCTTCAAGATCGACCCGTTTGGCCCGACTCAGTTCTGGAACGTCGGTCTCAAGTAG
- the metF gene encoding methylenetetrahydrofolate reductase [NAD(P)H] produces the protein MNPIELSFEFFPPKTQEGLDKLRATRAELLPLKPKFVSVTFGAGGSTQQGTLDTVLDMAKDGLEAAPHLSCIGSSRESLRAILNEYRSHGIRHIVALRGDLPSGMGAVGELRYASELVSFIRAEFGDWFRIEVAGYPEYHPQSRSPKHDLENFARKVKAGANSAITQYFFNADAYFRFVDDAHKLGVDVPIVPGIMPITNFSQLMRFSEMCGAEVPRWVARRLESFGDDRESIRAFGLDVVADLCRRLVEAKVPGLHFYTLNGAAATKAICERLAG, from the coding sequence ATGAATCCCATCGAACTTTCATTCGAATTCTTCCCGCCGAAGACACAGGAAGGGCTCGACAAGCTGCGTGCGACGCGCGCGGAGCTGTTGCCGCTCAAGCCCAAGTTCGTGTCCGTCACGTTCGGCGCCGGCGGTTCGACCCAGCAAGGCACGCTCGACACGGTGCTCGACATGGCGAAGGACGGCCTCGAAGCCGCGCCGCACCTGTCATGCATCGGCTCGTCGAGGGAAAGCTTGCGGGCTATTCTCAATGAATATCGCTCGCATGGCATCCGCCATATCGTCGCGTTGCGTGGCGATTTGCCTTCGGGCATGGGCGCAGTCGGCGAGTTGCGCTACGCGTCGGAACTGGTGAGCTTCATTCGCGCCGAATTCGGCGACTGGTTCCGCATCGAGGTTGCGGGCTATCCCGAGTATCATCCGCAGTCGCGTTCGCCGAAGCACGATCTCGAGAACTTCGCGCGCAAGGTGAAGGCGGGTGCCAATTCGGCGATCACGCAGTACTTCTTCAACGCTGACGCGTATTTCCGGTTCGTCGATGATGCGCACAAGCTTGGTGTTGATGTGCCTATCGTGCCGGGCATCATGCCTATTACGAACTTCTCGCAGTTGATGCGGTTCTCTGAAATGTGTGGCGCGGAAGTGCCGCGGTGGGTGGCGCGACGGCTCGAAAGCTTCGGTGATGATCGCGAGTCGATTCGCGCGTTCGGTCTCGATGTGGTGGCGGATCTTTGCCGCCGTCTCGTTGAGGCGAAAGTGCCGGGGCTGCATTTTTATACGCTCAATGGGGCGGCGGCGACGAAGGCTATTTGCGAGCGGCTCGCTGGCTGA
- a CDS encoding phage holin family protein, whose translation MTVLLTWVINALALLIITYLVPSIHIRSFGTALIVALVLGLINAVLRPVLILLTLPVTILTLGLFILVVNALCFWLCASLLKGFEVSGFWSAFFGSILYSIVSWLLSALIFGNRGLS comes from the coding sequence ATGACTGTATTGCTGACCTGGGTGATCAATGCGCTCGCGCTGCTGATCATCACCTACCTCGTGCCGTCGATCCACATTCGCAGTTTCGGCACTGCGCTGATCGTCGCGCTCGTGCTGGGGCTCATCAATGCCGTCTTGCGGCCGGTGCTGATCCTGCTGACGTTGCCCGTCACGATTCTCACGCTTGGGCTCTTCATTCTGGTGGTGAATGCGCTGTGCTTCTGGTTGTGCGCGTCGCTGCTGAAGGGCTTTGAAGTGTCGGGATTCTGGTCGGCGTTCTTCGGCTCGATCCTGTACAGCATCGTTTCGTGGCTGCTGTCCGCGCTCATCTTCGGCAACCGTGGCCTGAGCTGA
- the ahcY gene encoding adenosylhomocysteinase — protein sequence MNAAVMDSKNSQDFVVADLSLADWGRKELTIAETEMPGLMQTREEYKTQQPLKGARVAGSLHMTIQTGVLIETLTALGADVRWASCNIFSTQDHAAAAIAKAGTPVFAFKGESLDEYWEFSHRIFEWPNGEFANMILDDGGDATLLLILGSKAEKDRSVISKPTNEEEVALYKSIAAHLEVDPTWYSKRLAHIKGVTEETTTGVHRLYQMEKEGRLPFPAINVNDSVTKSKFDNLYGCRESLVDGIKRATDVMIAGKIAVVAGYGDVGKGCAQSLRGLGATVWVTEIDPICALQAAMEGYRVVTMEAAAPHADIFVTATGNYHVINHDHMKAMRNNAIVCNIGHFDSEIDVASTRQYQWENIKPQVDHIIFPDGKRVILLAEGRLVNLGCATGHPSFVMSNSFTNQTLAQIELFVDGAKYENKVYVLPKQLDEKVARLHLARIGANLTELSTEQAGYIGVDKNGPFKPNHYRY from the coding sequence ATGAACGCCGCAGTTATGGATTCCAAAAATTCCCAGGATTTCGTTGTTGCCGACCTGTCGCTGGCCGACTGGGGCCGCAAGGAACTCACCATCGCCGAGACCGAAATGCCCGGTCTCATGCAAACCCGCGAAGAGTACAAGACGCAGCAGCCGCTGAAGGGCGCGCGCGTCGCGGGCTCGCTGCACATGACCATTCAAACGGGCGTGCTGATCGAGACGCTGACCGCGCTGGGCGCGGACGTTCGCTGGGCATCGTGCAATATCTTCTCGACGCAGGATCACGCCGCCGCCGCCATCGCGAAGGCCGGCACGCCCGTGTTCGCGTTCAAGGGCGAATCGCTCGACGAATACTGGGAATTCTCGCACCGCATTTTCGAATGGCCGAACGGTGAGTTCGCCAACATGATCCTCGACGACGGCGGCGACGCAACGCTGCTGCTGATCCTCGGTTCGAAGGCCGAGAAGGATCGCTCGGTGATCTCGAAGCCGACCAACGAAGAAGAAGTCGCGCTGTACAAGTCGATCGCTGCGCATCTCGAAGTCGACCCGACGTGGTACTCGAAGCGCCTCGCGCACATCAAGGGCGTCACGGAAGAAACGACGACGGGCGTGCATCGCCTGTATCAGATGGAGAAGGAAGGCCGTCTGCCGTTCCCCGCAATCAACGTCAACGACTCTGTCACGAAGTCGAAGTTCGACAACCTGTATGGCTGCCGCGAGTCGCTCGTCGACGGCATCAAGCGCGCGACCGACGTGATGATCGCCGGCAAGATCGCGGTTGTGGCGGGTTACGGCGACGTGGGCAAGGGCTGCGCGCAATCGCTGCGCGGACTGGGCGCTACGGTGTGGGTCACGGAAATCGATCCGATCTGCGCGCTGCAAGCCGCGATGGAAGGCTACCGCGTCGTGACGATGGAAGCCGCTGCGCCGCACGCCGACATCTTCGTGACGGCAACGGGCAACTACCACGTGATCAACCACGATCACATGAAGGCGATGCGCAACAACGCGATCGTCTGCAACATCGGCCACTTCGACTCGGAAATCGACGTTGCGTCGACGCGCCAGTACCAGTGGGAGAACATCAAGCCGCAAGTCGACCACATCATTTTCCCGGACGGCAAGCGCGTGATCCTGCTGGCTGAAGGCCGCCTCGTGAACCTGGGTTGCGCGACGGGCCACCCGTCGTTCGTGATGTCGAACTCGTTCACGAACCAGACGCTCGCGCAGATCGAACTGTTCGTCGACGGCGCGAAGTACGAGAACAAGGTTTATGTTCTGCCGAAGCAGCTCGACGAAAAGGTCGCGCGCCTGCACCTCGCGCGCATCGGCGCGAACCTGACGGAGCTGTCGACGGAACAGGCTGGCTACATCGGCGTCGACAAGAACGGTCCGTTCAAGCCGAACCACTACCGTTATTAA
- a CDS encoding glycosyltransferase produces the protein MLPISVIIPCFNAEQTLARTLDSCIAQPEAAQILVIDDGSRDASIDIAARYAQKYPQIELLRMPQNGGAARARNWGAMHASHPLLAFIDADDEYMPHALAAAAAFLHDHPGQPSIRLDVEYCGFPADITDHPQFDIHAATLSNTVPSSLVIRRSVYAAFGGFPLDDVFRRHGGEDGAFSLALLNIFGNPRLDDHKRVRMHYHPNIHAERYFRISMGMLQASDELVNSTREASWRFVRRAYEAVKELRGVELAPHLSAQPGANSPPDQSA, from the coding sequence ATGCTTCCCATTTCCGTCATCATTCCCTGCTTCAACGCTGAACAGACGCTCGCGCGCACGCTCGATAGCTGCATCGCGCAGCCCGAAGCCGCGCAGATTCTCGTGATCGACGACGGCTCGCGTGACGCTTCGATCGACATCGCTGCCCGATACGCGCAGAAGTATCCGCAGATCGAACTCCTGCGCATGCCGCAAAACGGCGGCGCAGCCCGTGCGCGGAACTGGGGCGCGATGCATGCGTCGCACCCGCTGCTGGCTTTCATCGACGCCGACGACGAATACATGCCGCACGCGCTCGCTGCGGCCGCCGCCTTCCTGCACGATCATCCGGGTCAGCCCTCGATCCGCCTCGACGTCGAATATTGCGGCTTTCCCGCTGACATCACGGATCATCCGCAATTCGACATTCACGCGGCGACGCTGAGCAACACGGTGCCGAGCAGCCTTGTGATCCGCCGCTCCGTCTATGCTGCGTTCGGCGGATTTCCGCTCGATGACGTGTTTCGGCGTCACGGCGGCGAGGACGGCGCGTTTTCGCTGGCGCTACTGAATATCTTCGGCAATCCCCGGCTCGACGACCACAAGCGCGTGCGCATGCACTACCACCCGAATATCCACGCAGAACGGTATTTCCGCATTTCGATGGGCATGCTCCAGGCGTCGGACGAACTCGTGAACTCGACGCGCGAAGCGTCGTGGCGCTTCGTGCGCCGCGCGTATGAGGCGGTGAAGGAATTACGCGGCGTCGAACTCGCGCCGCATCTGAGTGCGCAACCGGGCGCAAATTCACCGCCAGATCAATCGGCATAA